A single genomic interval of Camelina sativa cultivar DH55 chromosome 11, Cs, whole genome shotgun sequence harbors:
- the LOC104724595 gene encoding tRNA (guanine(9)-N1)-methyltransferase-like: MAAATGNDDDNGFENQLKPESEPALVNLSPPLSKNAQKKQLKQQRYEAKKAEKKAQEKEQKRKEGERKHKEWEETLANATEEERLKLIESRKSLRKERMDKRSEEKEKKMERLNRAKEIGQKIVVDVDFAHLMSESEISSLVQQIMYCYAVNGRSTSPCHLWLTGVQGKMSAELDKLPGFEKWFIEKESNCYIEAMADQKDHLVYLTADSDTVLDDLDPKHIYIIGGLVDRNRFKGITMAKAQEQGIKTAKLPIAEYMKMSSSQVLTVNQVLEILVKFLETRNWKTAFFTVIPQRKRTGLDPVASSKLEPQEEDADDHLERKKVCVEVPLESSS; the protein is encoded by the exons ATGGCGGCGGCGACGGGAAATGACGACGACAACGGCTTCGAAAACCAGCTTAAACCAGAATCTGAACCGGCTCTGGTCAACCTTTCGCCTCCTCTGTCTAAGAACGCTCAGAAGAAGCAACTGAAGCAGCAAAGATACGAAGCGAAGAAAGCTGAGAAGAAGGCACAGGAGAAGGAGCAGAAGAGGAAGGAAGGAGAGAGAAAGCATAAGGAATGGGAGGAAACCCTAGCGAACGCGACGGAGGAAGAGAGGCTGAAGCTGATTGAATCGAGGAAGAGTCTGCGGAAGGAGAGAATGGACAAGAGATcggaggagaaagagaagaagatggagcgGCTTAATCGAGCCAAAGAAATAGGTCAAAAGATCGTCGTAGATGTTGATTTTGCGCATCTCATGTCTGAATCTGAGATCTCTAGCCTCGTTCAGCAGATTATGTATTGCTATGCGGTGAATGGGAGAAGTACTTCACCTTGTCATCTATGGCTTACAGGAGTCCAAGGGAAGATGAGTGCTGAGCTTGATAAGCTTCCTGGTTTTGAGAAATGGTTCATTGAGAAGGAAAGTAATTGCTACATCGAGGCCATGGCTGATCAGAAAGATCATTTGGTCTACCTTACCGCTGATTCTGATACTGTTTTGGATGATCTTGACCCCAAGCATATCTACATTATCGGTGGCTTAGTGGATCGAAACCGATTCAAAGGGATCACCATGGCCAAGGCACAAGAACAAGGCATCAAAACAGCTAAGCTTCCCATAGCAGAGTATATGAAAATGTCAAGTTCTCAG GTTCTCACTGTGAACCAAGTTTTGGAGATACTCGTGAAGTTTCTGGAGACTAGGAACTGGAAAACAGCCTTCTTCACTGTGATTCCTCAGAGGAAAAGAACCGGACTTGATCCTGTTGCTTCTTCGAAATTGGAACCTCAGGAGGAAGACGCTGATGATCATCTGGAGAGGAAAAAGGTATGCGTTGAAGTTCCTCTGGAAAGTAGTAGCTAG
- the LOC104724596 gene encoding nuclear transcription factor Y subunit B-6 isoform X2 produces the protein MERGGFHGYRKLSLGTTTPPAPEGTMRPSEFIQPNKTSNGGEEECTVREQDRFMPIANVIRIMRRILPAHAKISDDSKETIQECVSEYISFITGEANERCQREQRKTITAEDVLWAMSKLGFDDYIEPLTLYLHRYRELEGERGVSCGAGSVSMTNGLVVKRPNGAMSEYGAYGPVPGIHMAQYHYRHQNGFVFSGNEPNSKMSGSSSAASGARVEVFPTQQNKY, from the exons ATGGAACGTGGAGGCTTCCATGGCTACCGCAAGTTATCCCTCGGCACCACCACTCCTCCTGCACCAG AGGGCACTATGCGTCCCTCAGAATTCATCCAGCCTAACAAAACCAGTAATGGTGGTGAAGAGGAGTGCACGGTGAGGGAGCAAGACAGGTTTATGCCTATCGCCAACGTGATACGGATCATGCGGAGGATCTTACCTGCTCACGCCAAGATCTCAGACGACTCCAAGGAGACGATCCAAGAGTGTGTCTCGGAGTACATCAGCTTCATAACAGGGGAGGCTAATGAGCGGTGCCAGCGGGAACAGCGCAAGACCATTACTGCTGAGGACGTCTTGTGGGCAATGAGCAAGCTCGGTTTTGATGACTACATCGAACCCCTCACATTGTACCTCCACCGCTACAGAGAGTTGGAGGGTGAACGAGGGGTTAGCTGCGGTGCTGGATCTGTTAGTATGACCAATGGCTTGGTGGTCAAGAGGCCTAACGGGGCCATGAGCGAGTACGGAGCCTACGGGCCTGTGCCAGGGATTCACATGGCGCAGTACCATTATCGCCATCAGAACGGGTTTGTTTTCAGTGGTAACGAACCTAATTCTAAGATGAGTGGTTCATCTTCAGCAGCAAGCGGCGCCAGAGTTGAAGTATTTCCGACTCAACAAAATAAGTACTGA
- the LOC104724596 gene encoding nuclear transcription factor Y subunit B-6 isoform X1, whose product MERGGFHGYRKLSLGTTTPPAPANFLVAEGTMRPSEFIQPNKTSNGGEEECTVREQDRFMPIANVIRIMRRILPAHAKISDDSKETIQECVSEYISFITGEANERCQREQRKTITAEDVLWAMSKLGFDDYIEPLTLYLHRYRELEGERGVSCGAGSVSMTNGLVVKRPNGAMSEYGAYGPVPGIHMAQYHYRHQNGFVFSGNEPNSKMSGSSSAASGARVEVFPTQQNKY is encoded by the exons ATGGAACGTGGAGGCTTCCATGGCTACCGCAAGTTATCCCTCGGCACCACCACTCCTCCTGCACCAG CTAATTTTCTGGTGGCAGAGGGCACTATGCGTCCCTCAGAATTCATCCAGCCTAACAAAACCAGTAATGGTGGTGAAGAGGAGTGCACGGTGAGGGAGCAAGACAGGTTTATGCCTATCGCCAACGTGATACGGATCATGCGGAGGATCTTACCTGCTCACGCCAAGATCTCAGACGACTCCAAGGAGACGATCCAAGAGTGTGTCTCGGAGTACATCAGCTTCATAACAGGGGAGGCTAATGAGCGGTGCCAGCGGGAACAGCGCAAGACCATTACTGCTGAGGACGTCTTGTGGGCAATGAGCAAGCTCGGTTTTGATGACTACATCGAACCCCTCACATTGTACCTCCACCGCTACAGAGAGTTGGAGGGTGAACGAGGGGTTAGCTGCGGTGCTGGATCTGTTAGTATGACCAATGGCTTGGTGGTCAAGAGGCCTAACGGGGCCATGAGCGAGTACGGAGCCTACGGGCCTGTGCCAGGGATTCACATGGCGCAGTACCATTATCGCCATCAGAACGGGTTTGTTTTCAGTGGTAACGAACCTAATTCTAAGATGAGTGGTTCATCTTCAGCAGCAAGCGGCGCCAGAGTTGAAGTATTTCCGACTCAACAAAATAAGTACTGA
- the LOC104724598 gene encoding trihelix transcription factor GTL1 translates to MELLAGDCRKRVGDDFDEDVDPFDGSGGGCGWMYGSRQSDSQGNDDALATLADLASPPQKLKPIRCGVKPPSDDRHPLDILVGTLDRLPEMGFGCFEAPLGSKIADVGQSGQLTRGIPKGDDAGAPLPLHLQFQARNRLSLDGVSLSSSVNSDSDSSPDVRKTVAGKRKRETRVNLEQFLEKLVGSMMKRQEKMHNQLIKVMEKMEGERIRREEAWRQQEIERMQQNEEARKQEMARSFSIITFIKSVIGDDIEIPKPSVFPQPLQQILPEQCEDKKCGSARTQREIKFRYSRGGSSSGRRWPQEEVQALISTRSDVEDKAVMNNKGSIWDEISARMKERGYDRSAKKCKEKWENMNKYYRRVMEGGRKQPEHSKTRSYFEKLADLYKTNFSGEREE, encoded by the exons ATGGAGCTTCTCGCCGGCGACTGTCGGAAACGAGTCGGCGACGACTTCGACGAAGACGTTGACCCTTTTGATGGCTCAGGTGGTGGTTGCGGGTGGATGTACGGCAGCCGTCAATCGGACTCTCAAGGAAACGACGACGCTTTGGCTACGCTCGCAGACTTGGCCTCCCCTCCTCAGAAACTCAAACCTATCAGGTGTGGCGTTAAGCCTCCGTCGGATGATCGACATCCCCTTGATATTCTCGTCGGAACCCTAGATAGGCTGCCGGAGATGGGGTTTGGCTGCTTCGAAGCTCCCTTGGGATCGAAGATTGCTGACGTTGGGCAAAGTGGTCAATTGACTCGTGGGATTCCAAAGGGTGATGATGCTGGTGCTCCTCTTCCCCTCCATTTGCAGTTTCAAGCTCGCAATCGCCTCTCTTTGGATGGGGTCTCTCTCAG CTCCTCTGTTAATAGCGATAGTGACTCATCCCCTGACGTCCGCAAGACCGTCGCGGGCAAAAGAAAGCGGGAAACAAGGGTCAATCTGGAGCAATTCTTGGAGAAGTTGGTGGGGAGTATGATGAAGCGGCAGGAGAAGATGCATAACCAGTTGATTAAGGTGATGGAGAAGATGGAAGGCGAGAGGATACGCCGCGAGGAAGCTTGGAGGCAACAGGAAATTGAGAGGATGCAACAGAATGAAGAGGCTCGGAAGCAAGAGATGGCACGCAGCTTTTCTATCATCACTTTCATCAAAAGCGTTATTGGTGACGATATCGAGATCCCTAAACCCTCCGTGTTCCCGCAGCCACTCCAGCAGATTCTTCCCGAGCAATGTGAAGACAAGAAATGTGGTTCCGCTCGGACACAAAGAGAGATAAAGTTTAGGTATTCAAGAGGCGGCAGCAGCAGCGGCAGAAGGTGGCCGCAAGAGGAAGTGCAGGCATTGATTAGTACAAGAAGCGATGTGGAAGACAAGGCGGTGATGAACAACAAGGGTTCGATTTGGGATGAGATATCAGCAAGAATGAAGGAAAGAGGGTACGACAGATCTGCTAAAAAGTGTAAGGAGAAGTGGGAGAACATGAACAAGTACTACAGGAGGGTGATGGAAGGTGGGAGGAAACAGCCTGAGCACAGCAAGACTCGCTCATACTTTGAGAAACTTGCAGATTTGTACAAGACCAACTTCTCGGGAGAGAGGGAAGAATGA
- the LOC104724600 gene encoding nudix hydrolase 2 isoform X1: MMMSCRLAKSYGFIRLFFLCSSNNKNNNGSRLLRFPQFPADAFSAFRSSRYRSMMSASSSSSSSNPMSREDATLLPSIDDKYGGVRTEMTHPMDPSLFSSLLRASLSNWTLQGKKGVWIKLPKHLIGLAESAVKEGFWFHHAEKDYLMLAYWIPKDVHTLPANASHRVRIGAYVINHNKEVLVVQEKTGQFQGQGIWKFPTGVVNEGEDIHDGSVREVKEETGVDTEFVQILAFRQTHKTFFEKSDLFFVCMLKPLSLEINAQESEIEAAQWMPWEEYTKQPFVQKHELLRYMTDICSAKTDGGYEGSTPIRVSAPDQQGAPDQQGNLYYNTRDLHSRH; encoded by the exons atgatgatgagttGCCGTTTGGCGAAAAGCTATGGTTTTATCAGATTGTTCTTCTTGTGTAGTagtaataataagaataataatgggagtcgtcttcttcgttttccTCAATTCCCGGCTGATGCGTTCTCTGCGTTTCGCAGTTCGAGGTACAGATCCATGATGtctgcttcttcctcctcctcctcctcaaacCCCATGTCCCGTGAGGATGCTACACTCCTCCCATCCATTGATGACAAGTACGGTGGCGTCAGGACCGAGATGACTCATCCCATGGatccttctctcttctcctcacTTCTCCGTGCCTCTCTCTCTAACTGGACTCTtcag GGCAAGAAAGGAGTGTGGATCAAATTGCCAAAGCACCTTATCGGTCTTGCTGAAAGTGCTGTTAAG GAGGGATTCTGGTTTCATCACGCCGAGAAAGACTACTTGATGCTTGCGTATTGGATCCCCAAAGATGTCCATACGCTTCCTGCCAATGCATCTCACCGTGTTCGCATAGGTGCCTATGTCATTAAccacaacaaagag GTGCTGGTCGTTCAAGAGAAGACAGGACAATTTCAAGGCCAAGGTATCTGGAAGTTCCCCACCGGAGTAGTGAATGAG GGTGAAGATATCCATGATGGCTCAGTCAGAGAGGTGAAAGAAGAGACTGGA GTGGATACAGAATTCGTCCAAATATTGGCGTTCAG acaaacacacaaaaccttCTTTGAAAAGTCAGATTTGTTCTTCGTTTGCATGTTAAAGCCCCTTTCTTTGGAGATCAATGCACAGGAATCAGAGATTGAGGCAGCTCAG TGGATGCCTTGGGAGGAATACACAAAGCAACCATTTGTACAGAAGCATGAACTCTTGAGGTATATGACAGACATTTGCTCTGCTAAAACCGACGGAGGCTACGAAGGCTCCACTCCTATTCGTGTCTCGGCGCCTGATCAACAAGGGGCGCCTGATCAACAAGGAAACTTGTACTACAACACCCGCGACTTACATTCGCGCCATTGA
- the LOC104724600 gene encoding nudix hydrolase 2 isoform X2, translating to MMSASSSSSSSNPMSREDATLLPSIDDKYGGVRTEMTHPMDPSLFSSLLRASLSNWTLQGKKGVWIKLPKHLIGLAESAVKEGFWFHHAEKDYLMLAYWIPKDVHTLPANASHRVRIGAYVINHNKEVLVVQEKTGQFQGQGIWKFPTGVVNEGEDIHDGSVREVKEETGVDTEFVQILAFRQTHKTFFEKSDLFFVCMLKPLSLEINAQESEIEAAQWMPWEEYTKQPFVQKHELLRYMTDICSAKTDGGYEGSTPIRVSAPDQQGAPDQQGNLYYNTRDLHSRH from the exons ATGATGtctgcttcttcctcctcctcctcctcaaacCCCATGTCCCGTGAGGATGCTACACTCCTCCCATCCATTGATGACAAGTACGGTGGCGTCAGGACCGAGATGACTCATCCCATGGatccttctctcttctcctcacTTCTCCGTGCCTCTCTCTCTAACTGGACTCTtcag GGCAAGAAAGGAGTGTGGATCAAATTGCCAAAGCACCTTATCGGTCTTGCTGAAAGTGCTGTTAAG GAGGGATTCTGGTTTCATCACGCCGAGAAAGACTACTTGATGCTTGCGTATTGGATCCCCAAAGATGTCCATACGCTTCCTGCCAATGCATCTCACCGTGTTCGCATAGGTGCCTATGTCATTAAccacaacaaagag GTGCTGGTCGTTCAAGAGAAGACAGGACAATTTCAAGGCCAAGGTATCTGGAAGTTCCCCACCGGAGTAGTGAATGAG GGTGAAGATATCCATGATGGCTCAGTCAGAGAGGTGAAAGAAGAGACTGGA GTGGATACAGAATTCGTCCAAATATTGGCGTTCAG acaaacacacaaaaccttCTTTGAAAAGTCAGATTTGTTCTTCGTTTGCATGTTAAAGCCCCTTTCTTTGGAGATCAATGCACAGGAATCAGAGATTGAGGCAGCTCAG TGGATGCCTTGGGAGGAATACACAAAGCAACCATTTGTACAGAAGCATGAACTCTTGAGGTATATGACAGACATTTGCTCTGCTAAAACCGACGGAGGCTACGAAGGCTCCACTCCTATTCGTGTCTCGGCGCCTGATCAACAAGGGGCGCCTGATCAACAAGGAAACTTGTACTACAACACCCGCGACTTACATTCGCGCCATTGA
- the LOC104724599 gene encoding nuclear transcription factor Y subunit B-2-like — MGDSDRDSGGGKNGNNQNGQSSLSPREQDRFLPIANVSRIMKKALPANAKISKDAKETMQECVSEFISFVTGEASDKCQKEKRKTINGDDLLWAMTTLGFEDYVEPLKVYLQRFREIEGERTGLGRPQTGGEPGEHQGDAGGFYGGGGMQYHQHHQFLHQQNHMYGATGGGSNGGAGAASGRTRT; from the coding sequence ATGGGGGATTCCGATAGGGATTCCGGTGGAGGGAAAAACGGGAACAACCAGAACGGACAGTCCTCGTTGTCTCCCAGGGAGCAAGACAGGTTCTTGCCGATCGCTAACGTCAGCAGGATCATGAAGAAGGCCTTGCCCGCCAACGCCAAGATCTCCAAAGATGCCAAAGAGACCATGCAGGAGTGTGTCTCCGAGTTCATCAGTTTCGTCACCGGAGAAGCCTCCGATAAGTgtcagaaggagaagaggaagaccaTCAACGGCGACGATTTGCTCTGGGCTATGACCACTCTAGGGTTTGAGGATTATGTTGAACCATTGAAAGTTTACTTGCAGAGGTTTAGGGAGATCGAAGGGGAGAGGACTGGACTCGGGAGGCCACAGACTGGTGGTGAGCCCGGAGAGCATCAAGGCGATGCTGGTGGTTTCTACGGTGGCGGTGGGATGCAGTATCACCaacatcatcagtttcttcacCAGCAGAACCATATGTATGGGGCCACAGGTGGCGGTAGCAACGGTGGTGCTGGAGCTGCCTCCGGTAGGACAAGAACTTAA
- the LOC104724601 gene encoding uncharacterized protein LOC104724601 — MGSFVILRCFIIIFFLLFNGAFGNIWTRMEMVEMAGYGEQKLSSVIITGSLLCDTSRPRFHSIAIPGATVAIKCHTGSKKRSKWIKAVTDDLGEFEIDLPSQLHAIPDLENTCFIKPVHVPKPYRCYHTSTNIHKRIKLVSSTNGFRVYTSGKIRLQGYSARS; from the exons atgggaAGCTTCGTCATTCTCCGTTGCTTcatcataatcttcttcttgttgttcaaCGGAGCATTTGGGAATATATGGACCAGAATGGAGATGGTGGAGATGGCTGGCTACGGCGAACAGAAACTCTCCTCCGTCATCATCACCGGATCTCTTCTTTGCGACACTTCACGTCCTCGCTTTCATTCCATCGCTATTCCAG GTGCAACTGTTGCCATCAAGTGCCACACTGGATCCAAAAAGAGGTCCAAATGGATTAAGGCTGTTACTGATGATTTGGGAGAGTTCGAAATCGATCTTCCCTCCCAACTCCACGCGATTCCTGACCTCGAAAACACATGTTTCATCAAGCCAGTACATGTTCCTAAGCCCTACAGATGCTATCACACTTCTACCAATATACACAAACGTATCAAACTTGTTTCCTCTACCAATGGCTTCCGTGTCTACACCTCAGGGAAGATCAGGTTACAAGGTTACAGTGCAAGATCATAA
- the LOC104724602 gene encoding acyl carrier protein 3, mitochondrial has product MHCIRSLILQHLGLRVSVRPILQLQNDNVFKIIGNGYMNFTAGAVADGGQDQILTRVIELVKKYDKTNSSKVTERADFQKDLSLDSLDKVELVMAIEEEFSIEIPEEKADKLTCCGDVATYILSETHPKASQS; this is encoded by the exons ATGCATTGCATAAGGAGCTTAATCCTGCAACACTTGGGACTGAGAGTCTCTGTCAGACCCATTTTGCAGCTTCAAAACGATAATGTTTTCAAGATTATTGGTAATGGTTATATGAATTTTACAGCAGGAGCTGTTGCAGATGGAGGCCAAGATCAAATCTTGACTAGGGTTATTGAACTGGTGAAGAAATATGACAAAACTAACTCCTCCAAG GTTACTGAAAGGGCTGATTTCCAGAAGGATTTGTCGCTAGACAGCTTAGACAAGGTGGAACTGGTTATGGCTATTGAAGAAGAGTTCTCGATTGAGATCCCTGAAGAAAAAGCTGATAAGCTTACTTGCTGTGGTGATGTTGCTACATACATACTCTCTGAAACTCACCCCAAAGCGTCTCAATCCTGA
- the LOC104724603 gene encoding heterogeneous nuclear ribonucleoprotein 1 yields MEMESCKLFIGGISWETSEDRLREYFQSFGEVLEAVIMKDRATGRARGFGFVVFAHPNVAERVVLLRHIIDGKIVEAKKAVPRDDHAVMNKSNSSLQGSPGPSNTKKIFVGGLASSVTEAEFKKYFAQFGMITDVVVMYDHRTQRPRGFGFISYDSEEAVDKVLHKTFHELNGKMVEVKLAVPKDMALNTMRNQLNVNSFGSSRISSLLNEYTQGFSPSPISGYGVKPEVRYSPAVGNRGGFSPFGHGYGIELNFEPNQTQNYGSGSSGGFGRPFSPGYTASLNRYGNQMELGGASAGNGSVVNAAAKNHLWGNGGLGYMSNSPISRSSCNGNSGMPSLGSIGDNWGAAARARSGYHGERGGVGLEAMRGVHVGGYSSGSSSLEADSLYSDSMWLSLPAKAEEGLGMGALDFMSRGPAGYINRQPNGGIAA; encoded by the exons ATGGAAATGGAATCATGTAAGCTCTTCATCGGTGGGATATCTTGGGAAACCAGCGAAGATCGTCTTCGTGAGTATTTTCAGAGTTTTGGTGAGGTTTTAGAGGCTGTCATCATGAAAGATCGAGCCACTGGTCGTGCTCGTGGCTTTGGTTTCGTTGTCTTTGCTCATCCTAATGTTGCTGAGAGAGTCGTTTTGCTTAGACATATTATCGATGGCAAAATT GTTGAGGCTAAGAAGGCAGTTCCAAGAGATGATCACGCAGTCATGAACAAAAGTAACAGCAGCCTTCAGGGATCACCTGGCCCATCTAACACCAAGAAGATCTTTGTGGGGGGTTTGGCATCCTCGGTGACAGAGGCTGAGTTCAAAAAGTATTTTGCTCAGTTTGGTATGATCACTGATGTTGTGGTGATGTATGACCACAGAACTCAGCGACCTAGAGGCTTTGGGTTCATCTCGTATGACTCTGAGGAAGCTGTCGACAAAGTGCTCCACAAGACATTCCACGAACTCAATGGTAAAATGGTGGAGGTCAAACTGGCTGTTCCTAAGGATATGGCTCTCAACACAATGCGGAACCAACTGAATGTAAATAGCTTTGGCAGTAGTAGAATCAGCTCGTTACTGAATGAGTACACCCAAGGGTTCAGCCCGAGTCCAATCTCTGGTTATGGAGTAAAACCTGAAGTTAGGTACAGTCCAGCAGTAGGTAATAGGGGCGGCTTCTCACCGTTTGGACATGGATATGGAATCGAGCTCAATTTTGAGCCAAACCAGACTCAGAACTATGGATCTGGTTCTAGTGGAGGCTTTGGTCGACCCTTCAGCCCTGGATATACTGCGAGTCTCAACAGGTATGGTAACCAGATGGAGTTGGGTGGAGCTAGTGCTGGGAATGGTTCTGTGGTAAATGCAGCAGCAAAGAACCATTTATGGGGAAATGGTGGTCTTGGTTACATGTCAAACTCGCCGATATCAAGAAGCAGCTGTAATGGAAACTCTGGAATGCCTTCACTAGGCAGCATCGGAGACAACTGGGGAGCAGCTGCACGTGCACGTAGTGGCTACCACGGTGAGAGAGGAGGCGTAGGATTAGAAGCAATGAGAGGAGTTCATGTTGGTGGTTACAGCAGCGGCTCAAGTAGCTTGGAGGCAGACTCTCTGTACAGCGACTCAATGTGGCTTTCACTGCCTGCAAAGGCAGAGGAAGGATTGGGGATGGGAGCATTGGACTTCATGTCTAGAGGACCAGCTGGATACATCAACAGGCAACCAAACGGAG GAATTGCAGCTTAG